Proteins from a single region of Coregonus clupeaformis isolate EN_2021a chromosome 35, ASM2061545v1, whole genome shotgun sequence:
- the LOC121570229 gene encoding C-type mannose receptor 2 has protein sequence MPRCDRNKDSRRTWKNCLHFYKCTLYLFIFSLELNSSVSEPVNGDVFVFFHEGAQGCLGVQGHSLSLSESCEDDAQKWKWVTRGRLFNLGSSLCLGLTTGNYSSREDASPLGVYPCDREPPLVRWTWYCAQVLENLNLYLPSPSHPVNPSANSSVKASDVKPPHEGLKWRLFGDDQDLCSRTYREIYTIQGNSRGLPCYLPFLYDGQWFHSCTSIGREDGHLWCATTYNYSKDERWGFCPVKSNDCETFWDTDPLTDSCYQFNFQATLSWSEARISCQQQGADLLSITKLHEQTYINGLLTGYSAALWIGLNDLDISGGWQWADSSPLKYLNWENDQPSHMEEENCAVIRTESSGRWQNRDCSVALPYVCKKRPNATLDPFTTDSWADDEKYECDVGWQAFQAGCYRLTSEKVDWDAAQKTCQKMEANLVSLHTLPELEFIINNIKRDVEELWIGLHDTAMQMDFQWTDHTPVIFTYWHPFEPNNFQNTPEDCVTIWGPEGRWNDSPCNQTLPSICKKAAQKTDGQAQDHGCKPGWSWHSPACYWVGEEQVTFEDGRKACAGSGATLVTITNRFEQAFVNSLVFGRSGDSFWIALLDQNSPGKFHWLSGDEVAYTNWNRDQPGGNIKGGCVTMETGYATGLWEVKDCASARAKFICRLNQDTSLSPEPPAPQPTPSLTGSCPNGWKTNGKLHHCYKMFHSAQMDQKLSWLQAHLACQRHHGANLLSVSGPEEEHFILQILHEAFGESEDHEQHWFWIGLNRRNPLDNGSWKWSDGLAYTYQNFGRYYYDIRQCAAADLGTMTWLAMRCDSELDWICKIPKGKVDKDPNPTEAPTRSEWVGFQEAEYKFFDLRSTWDQAQRICSWLNASLASIHSSAEEVFLANTLHKMTKVEGDHWWVGLHTYENDGRFRWSDHSVLNYVSWAFGRPHPLSRDRKCVHMSVSKAEWADQKCHSDLPYICKRVNVTGTIPPTPSTTLPPAGCPDGWAHFLHKCYKVFGHEQTRRATWSGARLMCESQGGALAVVPNHVEQAFVTTLLSNVSFDLWVGLTSDSKGHFQWAHPGLLSYTNWASGEPLDNSGPLHNKTPGNCVVMIHGNPTKNTGMWASRACEMEKHGYICQKKQDPALPSGPALLPSSLSGALELGGVSYRVVKKRLDWTGALHVCESLNGTLASVRDPYQQAYLTLLMNSLHLPAWIGLYNSGGRSFSWLGEEDLTYTAWRDGEPNKLSGCGHMTTVGQWTMTPCDAKLDAAICQINTEEAVVHQWSYPGQCPHSLGDWAWVPFRNHCYSFNLQNLRLQTDAHSSCRKVGAQLLSVLDETENGFVWEHIQSYQEQAHGAWLGMTFNSKGSSLMWSESAEVKFTNWEVQGTNLSMLFPNTCFWIQSNTGLWKPGSCKNRTHGVICKRPRSPEASAVVSEEDHLPTLIVIMVTGLVLVILIVGMIYLYRRRQAGSLGSYEGARYSRTNSNPSEQAEKNILVSDMELNEQPE, from the exons agcCAGTGAATGgtgatgtgtttgtgttcttCCACGAGGGGGCTCAGGGCTGTCTAGGGGTGCAGGGtcactccctgtccctgtccgAGTCCTGCGAGGATGACGCCCAGAAGTGGAAGTGGGTGACCCGGGGCCGGCTCTTCAACCTAGGCTCCTCTCTGTGCCTGGGCCTGACCACGGGCAACTACAGCTCCAGGGAGGATGCCTCACCGCTGGGCGTCTACCCCTGTGACAGAGAGCCTCCCCTGGTCCGCTGGACCTGGTACTGTGCCCAGGTGTTGGAGAACCTCAACCTGTACCTGCCGTCCCCCTCGCACCCTGTTAACCCCTCCGCTAACTCCTCAGTGAAGGCCTCGGATGTAAAGCCCCCACATGAGGGGCTCAAATGGAGGCTCTTTGGGGACGATCAGGACCTTTGTTCTAGGACCTATCGTG AGATCTATACTATCCAGGGGAACTCTCGCGGTCTGCCCTGCTACCTGCCCTTCCTGTACGATGGCCAGTGGTTCCACAGCTGCACCAGTATTGGCAGAGAGGACGGTCACCTGTGGTGTGCCACCACCTACAACTACAGCAAGGACGAACGCTGGGGCTTCTGTCCTGTTAAGA gcaATGACTGTGAGACGTTCTGGGACACAGACCCCCTGACAGACAGCTGCTACCAGTTCAACTTCCAGGCCACCCTGTCATGGAGCGAGGCTCGCATCAGCTGCCAACAACAGGGGGCAGACCTGCTCAGTATCACCAAGCTGCATGAACAGACCTACATCAATG GTTTGCTGACTGGTTACAGTGCTGCTCTGTGGATCGGACTGAATGACCTGGACATCAGCGGAGGCTGGCAGTGGGCTGACTCCTCCCCTCTCAAATACCTCAACTGGGAGAACG ACCAGCCGAGCCATATGGAGGAGGAGAACTGTGCGGTGATCAGGACAGAGTCATCTGGCCGCTGGCAGAACAGAGACTGCTCTGTAGCCCTTCCCTACGTCTGTAAGAAGAGGCCCAATGCCACCCTGGACCCCTTCACCACCG ACTCGTGGGCGGATGATGAGAAGTATGAGTGTGATGTGGGCTGGCAGGCGTTCCAGGCAGGCTGCTACAGACTGACGTCAGAGAAGGTGGACTGGGACGCAGCTCAGAAAACCTGTCAGAAAATGGAGGCCAACCTGGTCAGCCTCCACACCCTGCCTGAACTAGAGTTCATCATCAACAACATCAAGAGAG ATGTGGAGGAGCTGTGGATTGGTCTCCATGACACGGCTATGCAGATGGACTTCCAGTGGACAGACCACACGCCCGTCATCTTCACTTACTGGCACCCCTTTGAGCCCAACAACTTCCAAAACACCCCAGAGGACTGTGTCACCATCTGGGGACCC gaagGCCGCTGGAATGACAGTCCCTGTAACCAGACCCTGCCGTCCATCTGTAAGAAAGCAGCACAGAAGACTGACGGACAGGCACAGGACCACGGCTGCAAACCA ggCTGGAGTTGGCACAGTCCGGCCTGCTACTGGGTGGGAGAGGAGCAGGTGACCTTCGAGGATGGCAGGAAGGCCTGCGCTGGCAGCGGAGCTACCCTCGTCACCATCACCaatag GTTTGAGCAGGCATTTGTCAACAGTCTGGTGTTTGGTCGTTCTGGGGATTCATTCTGGATAGCCCTGCTTGACCAGAACAGCCCCGGAAAATTCCACTGGCTCAGTGGGGATGAAGTGGCCTATACCAACTGGAACAGAGACCAACCAG gaGGAAACATCAAAGGGGGCTGTGTAACCATGGAGACGGGCTACGCCACAGGCCTATGGGAGGTGAAGGACTGTGCGTCGGCCCGGGCTAAGTTCATCTGTAGACTGAATCAGGACACGTCCCTCAGCCCTGAGCCCCCCGCCCCGCAGCCCACCCCCAGCCTCACTGGATCCTGCCCCAACGGGTGGAAGACAAACGGCAAGCTGCACCACTGCTACAAG atgTTCCACTCGGCCCAGATGGACCAGAAGCTGAGCTGGCTGCAGGCCCACCTAGCCTGTCAGAGACACCATGGAGCCAACCTGCTGAGTGTCAGTGGCCCAGAGGAGGAGCACTTCATACTGCAGATACTACACGAAGCCTTTGG GGAGTCAGAGGACCATGAGCAGCACTGGTTCTGGATCGGACTGAACCGCAGGAACCCCTTGGACAACGGTAGCTGGAAGTGGAGCGACGGACTGGCC TATACGTACCAGAACTTTGGGCGTTACTACTACGACATCCGTCAGTGTGCAGCAGCAGACCTGGGCACCATGACCTGGCTGGCCATGCGCTGTGACTCTGAACTGGACTGGATCTGCAAGATCCCCAAAG GAAAAGTTGATAAGGATCCAAACCCCACTGAAG CCCCCACTCGCAGTGAGTGGGTGGGCTTCCAGGAGGCAGAGTATAAGTTCTTTGACCTCCGGTCTACGTGGGACCAAGCCCAGAGGATCTGTTCCTGGCTCAATGCTTCTCTGGCTTCCATCCACTCTTCTGCAGAGGAGGTTTTCCTGGCCAACACACTGCACAAG ATGACCAAGGTAGAGGGGGACCACTGGTGGGTGGGGCTTCATACGTATGAGAACGATGGCCGTTTCCGCTGGTCAGACCACTCTGTGCTCAACTATGTGTCCTGGGCTTTCGGCAGGCCACACCCACTCAGCCGTGACCGCAAATGTGTCCACATGTCAGTCAGCAAAG CGGAGTGGGCAGATCAGAAATGCCACTCAGACCTGCCCTACATCTGTAAGAGAGTGAATGTCACAGGCACCATCCCACCCACACCCTCCACCACCCTGCCCCCCGCGGGTTGCCCCGATGGCTGGGCCCATTTCCTGCACAAG tgttataAGGTGTTTGGTCATGAGCAGACCCGGAGGGCCACATGGTCAGGAGCCAGGCTCATGTGTGAGTCACAGGGAGGAGCCTTGGCTGTGGTGCCCAATCACGTAGAGCAAG CCTTTGTCACCACTCTGCTGTCCAACGTGAGTTTTGACCTGTGGGTGGGGCTGACGTCTGACTCTAAAGGCCACTTCCAGTGGGCTCATCCTGGACTCCTCAGCTACACCAACTGGGCCTCTGGAGAACCCCTGGACAACAGTGGACCACTCCACAACAAGACTCCG GGTAACTGTGTGGTGATGATCCATGGGAACCCAACAAAGAATACTGGCATGTGGGCGTCCCGGGCCTGTGAGATGGAGAAACATGGCTACATCTGCCAGAAGAAACAAG ACCCAGCTCTGCCCTCTGGCCCTGCCCTCCTGCCATCCTCCCTGTCGGGAGCCCTGGAGCTGGGTGGGGTGTCGTACCGCGTAGTGAAGAAGCGTCTGGACTGGACAGGGGCGCTGCATGTGTGCGAGTCTCTGAACGGGACGTTGGCTTCAGTGAGAGACCCCTACCAACAGGCTTACCTCACCCTGCTGATGAACAGCCTACACCTCCCAGCATGGATCGGCCTTTACAACTCTGGG GGGCGGAGCTTCAGCTGGTTGGGCGAGGAGGACCTGACTTACACTGCCTGGCGGGATGGGGAGCCTAATAAACTGTCTGGATGTGGTCACATGACCACGGTGGGGCAGTGGACTATGACCCCCTGTGACGCTAAACTGGATGCTGCCATCTGTCAGATTAATacag AGGAGGCTGTGGTGCACCAGTGGAGTTACCCAGGACAGTGCCCTCACTCTCTGGGCGACTGGGCCTGGGTGCCCTTCAGGAACCACTGCTACTCCTTCAACCTGCAGAACCTACGGCTGCAGACCGACGCCCACTCCTCCTGCAGGAAGG tGGGTGCCCAGCTGCTGTCGGTCCTGGATGAAACAGAGAATGGCTTTGTATGGGAGCACATCCAGAGCTACCAGGAGCAGGCCCACGGAGCCTGGCTGGGTATGACCTTTAACTCCAAAG GGAGCAGTCTGATGTGGTCTGAGAGTGCAGAGGTGAAGTTCACTAACTGGGAGGTGCAGGGCACCAACCTGAGCATGCTGTTTCCCAACACCTGCTTCTGGATCCAGAGCAACACTGGCCTGTGGAAACCAGGCTCCTGCAAGAACCGCACGCACGGAGTCATCTGCAAACGGCCACGCA GTCCTGAGGCTTCGGCAGTAGTCT ctgAAGAGGACCACCTGCCCACTCTGATCGTGATCATGGTGACAGGCCTGGTGTTGGTGATCCTCATCGTGGGCATGATCTACCTGTACCGCCGGCGCCAGGCGGGCTCCCTGGGCTCTTACGAGGGGGCGCGCTACAGCCGCACCAACTCCAACCCCTCCGAACAGGCCGAGAAGAACATCCTGGTGTCTGACATGGAGCTCAACGAGCAGCCGGAGTAG